The DNA window GTGGATAGTGGTGTGGATGCAGCGACAGGAACCATTAAGTTGAGAGCCAGCTTTGCCAACGAGAAGGGTAGCCTGACACCGGGAGAGTTTGTGAATGTGGTGCTAAATTTAGCCCAAGTGCCCAACGCGATCGTTGTCCCGGCTCCGGCTGTGCAATCCGGTCAAAAAGGCTCCTTTGTTTATGTGATTAAACCAGACCATACGGTTGATCTGCGGTTGGTCAAAGTGGGGCAGACGATCGCCAATCAAACGATGATTCAGTCGGGGGTGCAGGCAGGCGATCGGGTCGTCGTCGATGGTCAGTTTAACCTGGCTCCAGGAGCAAAGGTGCAGGAGAAAACCGCTGGACAAACCGGAGCGCCGCAGGAGAAAACATGAGAAAAGGGCGCATTTACAATTTAATTGATCAGCGTGGATGGGGCAATTTGATGTGCGATTTGAAAGCCATCAATCGATCGGCTCGGAAATAATCTTTGCTGTTGTAACCCGTGTGATGCCATGAATCTTTCGGAATTATTCATTCGTCGTCCAGTGATGACGACACTGGTGATGTTGGGTGTGCTGATTTTTGGCATTGGCAGCTATCGATCGCTGCCCGTGAGCGATCTACCGAATGTGGACTTTCCCACGATTCAGGTGTCGGCAAATTTAGCCGGAGCCAGCCCTGAAACGATGGCATCCTCGGTGGCAACCCCTCTGGAACAACAGTTTTCTAGCATTGCTGGAATTACGTCGATGACTTCCACCAGTGCCCTGGGCAGTAGTCAGATTACGCTGCAATTTGACCTGAATCGCAATATTGATGGCGCTGCCCAGGATGTGCAGGCGGCAATTTCTAAAGCATCGCGGCAATTGCCGACGACAATGACCACGCCGCCCTCCTACCGCAAAGTCAATCCTGCCGATCAGCCCATTTTCTATATCTCGCTCAATTCGGATGTGCTGCCGTTGTCTACGGTGGATAAATATGCCGAGACAGAATTAGCGCAACAGCTTTCGACGATCGATGGGGTGGCACAAGTCAACGTTTATGGCTCCCAGAAATACGCCGTCCGAATTCTGGTTGATCCCCAATCCCTTAGCGCCAAGGGTATTGGAATTGATGAGGTTGCTAATGCGATCGATCAGGGCAATTCCAATCAACCCACGGGAACGCTGTATGGTAGCCAACAAAACCTGACGGTGGAATCCAACGGGCAACTGAATGATGCCGATGCTTACAAATCGCTGGTTGTCGCCTACCGCAATGGCGCACCCATTCATCTGGCGGATTTGGGGCAGGTGTTGGATAGCGTGGAAAATGACAAAGTCGCAAGCTGGTACAACGGCAAACGGGCGATCGTGCTGGCAATCCAAAAGCAGCCAGGAACCAATACCGTGGAGACGGTGAACAAAATCAAAGCCGTTTTGCCCAAGTTTCAGAAACAATTACCCGCGGCGATTAATTTGGAGGTGATGTTCGATCGCTCCCAACCGATCAAGGAGTCGATCGATGATGTCCAGTTCACCCTGGTGCTGACGATTTCCCTCGTCGTGCTGGTCATCTTTCTATTTCTGCGAAACCTCTCTGCCACGGTGATTCCCAGCCTTGCCGTGCCGCTGTCTCTAGTGGCAACCTTTGGGGTCATGCTCCTGCTGGGTTACTCGCTGAATAACCTGTCCCTGATGGCATTGACACTGGCGGTTGGCTTTGTCGTCGATGATGCGGTGGTGATGCTAGAAAATATTGTGCGTCACCTGGAAATGGGTGAGCAACCCATGCAGGCAGCCCTGAATGGTTCCAGAGAAATTGGCTTTACCATTCTCTCGATGACCATTTCCCTGGTGGCTGTGTTCATCCCCATCCTGTTTATGGGTGGCATTTTGGGTCGCCTGTTCAAAGAATTTGCCGTTACCATGAGCGTGGCAATTCTGGTTTCTGGGGTAATTTCCTTGAGTTTAACCCCGATGCTCTGTTCTCGCTTTCTGAAGCCACCCCACCACCAGGGAGAGGACAATGGCAACACTCGAAAAACCTTCAAAACCCGCCTCTATCATGCTTCTGAATGGTTCTTTAATGCCATGCAGAACGCCTATGCCTGGAGTCTGCGGCTGTCATTAAAACATCATCGTCTGACGATGTTACTGTCGGGTGCAATTCTGGTTGGGACGATCGTTCTGTTTATGATCGTCCCCAAAGGCTTCATTCCCAACACCGACATTGGGCAAATTACCGCCAACCTCCAGGCAGCGCAGGATATTTCGTTTTCTGAAATGGTGAAGCATCAACAAGCCGTTGCTGCGATTGTGCGTCGCGATCCGAATGTGGAAGCGGTCAATTCAACGGTCGGGGCAGGCGGGCCGAATGCGTCTGCCAATACGGGACGGATTTTCATCCGGTTGAAACCGCGCCACGATCGATCCCTTTCAGCAGACGAAGTGGTGCAGGAATTGCGCCCCAAACTATCAAAAGTTCCTGGGGTCAAAGTCTTTTTGCAAAATCCTCCAGCAATTAACATCGGGGGTCAGCAAACAAAAGCCCAATATCAATATACCCTGCAAAGTTCCAGCTTCGATGAATTGCAGCAATATACCCCCAAGCTGGAAGAAGCCCTGCGGCAGTTGCCCCAACTTCAGGATGTTAACAGTGACTTGCAGTTGAATAATCCCCAATTACAGGTCACGGTCGATCGGGCACAGGCAGCCACCCTTGGACTCAACGCCACCCAGATTGAATCAGCCCTGGGTTACGCCTATGGCACCCGCCAGGTCTCAACCATCTATGCCTCGGATAGTCAATATCAGGTGATTCTGGGGGTAGCGCCGCAATATCAGCAAGATGCCAGTGCGGTGGAGTTGTTGTCGGTGCGATCGAGCGGTGGTTCAGGCTCCTCATCCGGGAACAACGGATCAGCAACCAGCGATTCCGCCACCAGTGATGGTAATACACCCACAACGGGGCAACTGATTCCGCTGAACGCAGTCACCACCCAAACCCGTACCGCTGGGCCGCTAACAATCAACCACACGGGGCAACTCGCCTCTTCAACCCTCTCGTTCAACCTGAAGCCGGGAGTGTCTCTGGGAGATGTGACGGACAAAATTGAACAAGCCGCCCGCCAAATTCTGCCGGATACCATTTCAACCAGTTTTCAAGGCTCGGCACAAGCCTTTCAATCCTCCTTGCAGGGATTGGGCTGGCTCCTGCTGGCAGCGATTTTGATCATCTACATTGTGTTGGGCATCCTCTACGAGAATTTTGTCCATCCCCTCACGATTCTTTCCAGTTTGCCCTCAGCGGGTTTTGGTGCCCTGTTGACGCTGCTGTTGTTCCACGTTGATTTGAATATTTATGCCTTTGTTGGCATCATCTTGCTGATTGGCATCGTCAAGAAAAACGGCATCATGATGGTGGATTTTGCCGTGGAAGCGCGGGAGTCTGGGAAAAGCCCCTACAATGCCATTTACGAAGCCTGCCTGGTGCGCTTTCGCCCGATTATGATGACCACAATGGCAGCGTTGTTGGGCACCCTGCCGATCGCCCTGGGGATTGGTGCCGGAGCCGAAGCCCGTCGCCCGTTGGGTTTGGCGGTTGTGGGTGGCTTACTGTTCTCCCAGTTTCTCACCCTCTACCTGACCCCCGTTTTTTATACCTACATGGAGTCCTGGCAGGAGCAGCTTGCTAAACGCAAGTGGCGTAAACGACAAACAAAATCCGAAGTGCCACCAGAAATGTACGAAGTTTCGGATTCGATGGGCGATCGACGGTCTTAGGCAGACCTTAGAATTCAGAATTCATCCCATTTTGATTTGTGAGTGCAACAGATGAGATCCCCTTGCTTCCGACATCCCCCTTATTAGATTCATTCACTCCCGTAAATTAATCAATAATAAAGGCAGAATAATCCTGCCTTTATTATTAGCCTTCTTTAGTCAAGGCGGTTGCAAAAGTCAAAACAGAACTAGTTGAGTGACCTGTGCCTGAGTCTTTGGTTTTGCTGGTAATTGCAATGCTTTCTTTTGTTGTTGCAATCTCTTTTCAGCTTTGAACACGTTTTCAACGATCGGTAAAGGTTGTGGGATGTATTCAGGAGTCAGGTATAAATCACAAGCATGATTAATTGCTGTTACAGGGTGAATGCCATGAATGCGAATCATGTTTGACGCAAGTCTGTTAATTGCAGAATAGTCAATAAGAGGACGGGTTTCGTAATGATCTCTAATCATTGTCCGTTCTGACAAACCATTGACTTTTTTAATTTCCTTGGAGAATAACCCTTGAATACGTTTGTTTATAGCGTCATGAGCTTCCCAGAAAATTCGCCTAGATGTTTTGTGTTTCTTCTGGTATTCCTTTACTGCATCCATTAGTTCAACCCGAAAAACATCTTTCAGGCTGCTCCTTGCATCGTACCTTTGTCGGTGTAACGTGTATTCTTGCTCAAAATCATCTTGGCTCTTCCAACCTGTCTTAAGGTGAATGAGTTTTCTCATCCCTATATCACGGAGTAATTCCATTTTGTTC is part of the Kovacikia minuta CCNUW1 genome and encodes:
- a CDS encoding efflux RND transporter permease subunit, with product MNLSELFIRRPVMTTLVMLGVLIFGIGSYRSLPVSDLPNVDFPTIQVSANLAGASPETMASSVATPLEQQFSSIAGITSMTSTSALGSSQITLQFDLNRNIDGAAQDVQAAISKASRQLPTTMTTPPSYRKVNPADQPIFYISLNSDVLPLSTVDKYAETELAQQLSTIDGVAQVNVYGSQKYAVRILVDPQSLSAKGIGIDEVANAIDQGNSNQPTGTLYGSQQNLTVESNGQLNDADAYKSLVVAYRNGAPIHLADLGQVLDSVENDKVASWYNGKRAIVLAIQKQPGTNTVETVNKIKAVLPKFQKQLPAAINLEVMFDRSQPIKESIDDVQFTLVLTISLVVLVIFLFLRNLSATVIPSLAVPLSLVATFGVMLLLGYSLNNLSLMALTLAVGFVVDDAVVMLENIVRHLEMGEQPMQAALNGSREIGFTILSMTISLVAVFIPILFMGGILGRLFKEFAVTMSVAILVSGVISLSLTPMLCSRFLKPPHHQGEDNGNTRKTFKTRLYHASEWFFNAMQNAYAWSLRLSLKHHRLTMLLSGAILVGTIVLFMIVPKGFIPNTDIGQITANLQAAQDISFSEMVKHQQAVAAIVRRDPNVEAVNSTVGAGGPNASANTGRIFIRLKPRHDRSLSADEVVQELRPKLSKVPGVKVFLQNPPAINIGGQQTKAQYQYTLQSSSFDELQQYTPKLEEALRQLPQLQDVNSDLQLNNPQLQVTVDRAQAATLGLNATQIESALGYAYGTRQVSTIYASDSQYQVILGVAPQYQQDASAVELLSVRSSGGSGSSSGNNGSATSDSATSDGNTPTTGQLIPLNAVTTQTRTAGPLTINHTGQLASSTLSFNLKPGVSLGDVTDKIEQAARQILPDTISTSFQGSAQAFQSSLQGLGWLLLAAILIIYIVLGILYENFVHPLTILSSLPSAGFGALLTLLLFHVDLNIYAFVGIILLIGIVKKNGIMMVDFAVEARESGKSPYNAIYEACLVRFRPIMMTTMAALLGTLPIALGIGAGAEARRPLGLAVVGGLLFSQFLTLYLTPVFYTYMESWQEQLAKRKWRKRQTKSEVPPEMYEVSDSMGDRRS